The segment ATGATACAATTACCAACAAATTTcatcttgatttttttaaaaacactcaaaatcaaccaaattcATCCCAAATGGAAACGACCCAATTGTAAATTCGATGTGAATTTCAATGGGTAATCTCCAAAATCCCCAATTTCAGAAGCTATAATCCCTTTTGAAAATCCTCTCACTCATCGTTTTCAATCCCTTTCTGAATCCTCCATTTTCGTCCCCTGCAACGTTTTCTTGAGCTCCTCCTTCTATGGCGTCCTCCTCGAATGCCAGATGGTTCAGAATGTTGGTCATCAACTGCGTCCCTCTCAAAGCGTTAGTTAATGGCAGATGCCCTTCCGGCGTCTCCTCCGTCAGCTCCCAAATGAACTCTGTTGGAAATGCTCTGTAATTGTACTGCTCAATTTCTGTATCCAGTTTCTTCATCCATCCAAGTTTCATGAACAATTTTGTGAAATCTCTGTTCACTTTCTCGAAAACCCGTTTTTGTACGCTATACCCAAATTTCCCATCGCTGTATTTCTGCCAGAGATCGTCGATGGCTTTCAGATTGTCGGAGGAAATGAATTGAACTTCGGAGAAGTAGACGTAGCCTCGTTTTTTTGCAGCGTCGCCGGCGAGGGCTATTAAAAGCCGGCGGGTCTCCTCGTCTGCTTGCCGGAAGTTTTTGGCTGCGAGGTGGCGCTCGAGCTCGTCGAAGGAGACGGCAGAGGAGGTGTctgaggagagagagaaggaactGGCGGCTGCAGCGGAGAGAGAGGAAGTGGCAGCGATAGCGGCAGTGGGCGTTGAGGTTGATTTGAGGaggagagaggaggaggaggaggaggaggagaaggggTTTGGGGAGAGGTTAGGACGGTGGGGACGGCGGAGTGTGTGGCGGAGAGATGGAAGAGAGTGGGAAGCTGCCatgggggagagagagagtatgAAAACGGGAAGAGAGGTTTGGGGGGTTGTGAGAGATAAGGTATGGGTGGAAGTGGAAAGGGCACAGATCTCCCCGTCAAAAAGGGCCTTTGATTGGTTAGTTGAGGGTGAGGTTagatctctccctctctccaacatttaataatttttgtcgTATTCTGTTCTTTGTATTCTTCCTCAACATTGAGTGTTTGTTGTTGGTGATCCCACCAACTAGTATCAGAGCTTGGAGAGATTCACCTTGatttgtgaagatggaaagcaTAAAGATTAGAATCGAGAAgcttaaaagattaaatttcgATTTTTGAAAGATGTAGAAAATTATCgacattaaaaatatcttcatGAACTCTTGTTTGAGGTGAATTGGATTTCATGTTCACGTAGCAGTGAAAAATCAAAGATTGACAGGCTCTAGGGTTGATCCGATTGACAAAAATGTGTGTTCAACATTGTAAAGGAGAAGACAATGTTAGATCAATTGAAGGTCCGGTcgaatatgaacaaaaaaaaaatgtcatctataaacaaattatatttagtGGGTAGGTTGTTCAATACAGAGATGTATAAAGGTGATATGTTGTAgattatataaatgaattcaataggACTATAAGCTAATAGAGTTatgtgaaaattaattttgatgataaaataaagaacTTGA is part of the Cucurbita pepo subsp. pepo cultivar mu-cu-16 chromosome LG12, ASM280686v2, whole genome shotgun sequence genome and harbors:
- the LOC111806530 gene encoding tetrapyrrole-binding protein, chloroplastic-like, producing the protein MAASHSLPSLRHTLRRPHRPNLSPNPFSSSSSSSSLLLKSTSTPTAAIAATSSLSAAAASSFSLSSDTSSAVSFDELERHLAAKNFRQADEETRRLLIALAGDAAKKRGYVYFSEVQFISSDNLKAIDDLWQKYSDGKFGYSVQKRVFEKVNRDFTKLFMKLGWMKKLDTEIEQYNYRAFPTEFIWELTEETPEGHLPLTNALRGTQLMTNILNHLAFEEDAIEGGAQENVAGDENGGFRKGLKTMSERIFKRDYSF